From the Burkholderia ubonensis genome, one window contains:
- the pstA gene encoding phosphate ABC transporter permease PstA, whose protein sequence is MSEPVLNFPGPDGAVLDAMRSRLQRKRKIVNAIALTASLGAMAFGLMWLVWILYTTLHLGVGGLSVQMFTESTPPPNTAGGGLANAIVGSLLLVGFGTLVGTPIGILAGVYLAEYGRTNPLASTIRFINDILLSAPSIVVGLFVYALVVAKSGRFSGWAGVIALALLQIPIVIRTTENMLKLVPNALREAAFALGTPKWRMVLKITLRASVGGIITGVLLAVARIAGETAPLLFTALSNQFFSWDMSQPMANLPVTIFKFAMSPFAEWQSLAWAGVFLITLGVLGLNVLARSIFSKQ, encoded by the coding sequence ATGAGCGAGCCCGTACTGAACTTCCCCGGCCCGGACGGCGCCGTGCTCGACGCGATGCGCAGCCGGCTCCAGCGCAAGCGCAAGATCGTCAACGCGATCGCGCTCACCGCGTCGCTCGGCGCGATGGCGTTCGGCCTGATGTGGCTCGTGTGGATCCTCTACACGACGCTGCACCTCGGCGTCGGCGGCCTGTCGGTGCAAATGTTCACCGAATCGACCCCGCCGCCGAACACCGCGGGCGGCGGCCTCGCGAACGCGATCGTCGGCAGCCTGCTGCTGGTCGGTTTCGGCACGCTGGTCGGCACGCCGATCGGCATCCTGGCGGGCGTCTACCTCGCCGAATACGGCAGGACCAACCCGCTCGCGAGCACGATCCGCTTCATCAACGACATCCTGCTGTCGGCGCCGTCGATCGTCGTGGGCCTGTTCGTCTACGCGCTCGTCGTCGCGAAGTCGGGCCGCTTCTCCGGCTGGGCCGGCGTGATCGCGCTCGCGCTGCTGCAGATCCCGATCGTGATCCGCACGACCGAGAACATGCTGAAGCTCGTGCCGAACGCGCTGCGCGAAGCGGCCTTCGCGCTCGGCACGCCGAAGTGGCGGATGGTGCTGAAGATCACGCTGCGCGCGTCGGTGGGCGGCATCATCACGGGCGTGCTGCTCGCGGTCGCGCGGATTGCCGGCGAAACGGCGCCGCTGCTGTTCACCGCGCTGTCGAACCAGTTCTTCTCGTGGGACATGAGCCAGCCGATGGCGAACCTGCCGGTCACGATCTTCAAGTTCGCGATGAGCCCGTTCGCGGAATGGCAGTCGCTCGCATGGGCGGGCGTGTTCCTGATCACCCTCGGCGTGCTCGGACTCAACGTCCTCGCGCGCTCGATCTTCTCGAAACAGTAA
- the pstC gene encoding phosphate ABC transporter permease PstC, which translates to MSDIPYVSSRSAGNAQQHAPGRLGDILFGGLARLAAIVTLLLLGGIIVSLIIASMPTIQKFGLGFLWQSEWDPNSDVYGALVPIYGTLVTSVIALVIAVPVSFGIALFLTELSPVWLRRPLGIAIELLAAIPSIVYGMWGLLVFAPIFATYFQKPVGRLFDGVPVLGALFAGPPIGIGILAAGVILAIMIIPYIASVMRDVFEVTPVLLKESAYGIGCTTWEVMWKIVLPYTKTGVIGGVMLGLGRALGETMAVTFVIGNTNLLDNVSLFSPGNSITSALANEFAEASPGLHTAALMELGLILFVITFIVLAISKLLLLRLEKGEGKK; encoded by the coding sequence ATGTCTGATATTCCATACGTGTCCTCCCGGTCCGCCGGCAATGCGCAGCAGCACGCGCCCGGCCGCCTCGGCGACATCCTGTTCGGCGGCCTCGCCCGGCTCGCCGCCATCGTCACCCTGCTGCTCCTCGGCGGCATCATCGTCTCGCTGATCATCGCGTCGATGCCGACCATCCAGAAGTTCGGCCTCGGCTTCCTGTGGCAGTCCGAATGGGATCCCAATTCGGATGTCTACGGCGCGCTCGTGCCGATCTACGGCACCCTCGTCACGTCGGTCATCGCGCTGGTGATCGCGGTGCCCGTCAGCTTCGGCATCGCGCTGTTCCTCACCGAGCTGTCGCCGGTCTGGCTGCGCCGTCCGCTCGGCATCGCCATCGAGCTGCTCGCCGCGATCCCGTCGATCGTCTACGGGATGTGGGGGCTGCTCGTGTTCGCGCCGATCTTCGCCACCTATTTCCAGAAACCGGTCGGCCGCCTGTTCGACGGCGTGCCGGTGCTCGGCGCGCTGTTCGCCGGCCCGCCGATCGGCATCGGCATTCTTGCCGCCGGCGTGATCCTCGCGATCATGATCATCCCGTACATCGCGTCGGTGATGCGCGACGTGTTCGAGGTCACGCCCGTGCTGCTGAAGGAATCGGCGTACGGGATCGGCTGCACGACCTGGGAAGTGATGTGGAAGATCGTGCTGCCCTATACGAAGACCGGCGTGATCGGCGGCGTGATGCTCGGCCTCGGCCGCGCGCTCGGCGAAACGATGGCCGTGACGTTCGTGATCGGCAACACGAACCTGCTCGACAACGTGTCGCTGTTCTCGCCCGGCAACAGCATCACGTCGGCGCTCGCGAACGAGTTCGCCGAAGCGTCGCCCGGCCTGCATACGGCCGCGCTGATGGAGCTGGGCCTGATCCTGTTCGTGATCACCTTCATCGTGCTGGCCATCTCCAAACTGCTGCTGCTGCGTCTCGAGAAAGGAGAGGGCAAGAAATGA
- the pstS gene encoding phosphate ABC transporter substrate-binding protein PstS has product MKLMQTAIAGLAGALFAVAAHAADITGAGSTFAMPIYTKWAADYQQAGGAKINYQGIGSSGGLKQINAKTVDFAGSDAPLKDDELAKDGLFQFPTVVGGVVPVINVPGVKAGELTLSGPVLGDIYLGKIKKWNDPAIAALNPKVKLPDTDIAVVRRADGSGTSFIWTNYLSKVNDEWKSKVGEGTTVNWPTGTGGKGNDGVAAFVQRLPGAIGYVEWAYAKKNSMVYTALKNSTGTVVEPKTETFKAAAAGANWSKSFYQILTNQPGKEAWPVVGATFVLLHAKQDKPEQGAETLKFFSWAFKNGEKAADSLDYISLPPAVEAEIRKQWKVKVTDTAGKPIATE; this is encoded by the coding sequence ATGAAATTGATGCAAACCGCGATTGCCGGCCTGGCTGGCGCACTCTTCGCTGTTGCTGCGCACGCCGCCGACATCACGGGCGCAGGCAGCACGTTCGCGATGCCGATCTACACGAAATGGGCTGCCGATTACCAGCAGGCCGGCGGCGCGAAGATCAACTACCAGGGCATCGGCTCGTCGGGCGGCCTGAAGCAGATCAATGCGAAGACGGTCGATTTTGCCGGTTCGGACGCGCCGCTGAAGGACGACGAACTCGCGAAGGACGGCCTGTTCCAGTTCCCGACGGTGGTCGGCGGCGTGGTGCCGGTCATCAACGTGCCGGGCGTGAAGGCAGGTGAACTGACGCTGTCGGGCCCGGTGCTCGGCGACATCTACCTCGGCAAGATCAAGAAGTGGAACGACCCGGCGATCGCCGCGCTGAACCCGAAGGTCAAGCTGCCGGATACCGACATCGCGGTCGTGCGCCGTGCGGACGGCTCGGGCACGAGCTTCATCTGGACGAACTACCTGTCGAAGGTCAACGACGAGTGGAAGTCGAAGGTCGGCGAAGGCACGACGGTCAACTGGCCGACCGGCACGGGCGGCAAGGGCAACGACGGCGTCGCGGCATTCGTGCAGCGTCTGCCGGGCGCGATCGGCTACGTCGAGTGGGCGTACGCGAAGAAGAACAGCATGGTCTACACCGCGCTGAAGAACTCGACGGGCACGGTGGTCGAGCCGAAGACGGAAACCTTCAAGGCCGCTGCCGCCGGCGCGAACTGGTCGAAGTCGTTCTACCAGATCCTGACGAACCAGCCGGGCAAGGAAGCATGGCCGGTCGTCGGCGCGACGTTCGTGCTGCTGCACGCGAAGCAGGACAAGCCGGAGCAGGGCGCGGAAACGCTGAAGTTCTTCAGCTGGGCGTTCAAGAACGGCGAGAAGGCGGCTGACAGCCTCGACTACATCTCGCTGCCGCCGGCGGTCGAAGCGGAAATCCGCAAGCAGTGGAAGGTCAAGGTGACGGATACGGCGGGCAAGCCGATCGCCACGGAGTAA
- the glmM gene encoding phosphoglucosamine mutase, translating to MGRRYFGTDGIRGTVGEAPITPDFVLRLGYAAGKVLAGSADVAAGARPTVLIGKDTRVSGYMLEAALEAGFSAAGVDVMLAGPMPTPGVAYLTRALRLSAGVVISASHNPYHDNGIKFFSADGNKLPDETEAAIEAWLGKPLECAPSDGLGKARRLDDAAGRYIEFCKSTFPAAFDLRGMKLVVDCAHGAAYQVAPHVFHELGADVIPIGVAPNGFNINDGVGATAPDALVRAVRANHADLGIALDGDADRLQVVDSTGRLFNGDELLYVLVKDRIATNGRVEGAVGTLMTNLAVEVALQREGVQFVRAAVGDRYVLERLREHGWQLGAEGSGHILSLDRHTTGDGIVSALLVLAALKRSGRTLAQMLDGVTLFPQKLINVRMKPGADWKGNASIRAAIDGAEQALAGSGRVLIRASGTEPVLRVMVEAEQAADASRHAEAIADAVREATS from the coding sequence ATGGGACGTCGATACTTCGGTACGGACGGCATCCGCGGCACCGTCGGCGAAGCGCCGATCACGCCCGATTTCGTGTTGCGGCTCGGCTACGCGGCGGGCAAGGTGCTGGCCGGCTCGGCTGACGTCGCGGCGGGCGCGCGCCCGACCGTGCTGATCGGCAAGGACACGCGCGTATCGGGCTACATGCTCGAGGCGGCGCTGGAGGCGGGCTTCTCCGCGGCCGGTGTCGACGTGATGCTGGCCGGCCCGATGCCGACGCCGGGCGTCGCGTACCTGACGCGCGCGCTGCGCCTGTCGGCGGGCGTCGTGATCAGCGCGTCGCACAATCCGTATCACGACAACGGCATCAAGTTCTTTTCCGCGGACGGCAACAAGCTGCCCGACGAAACCGAAGCCGCGATCGAGGCGTGGCTCGGCAAGCCGCTCGAGTGCGCGCCGTCGGACGGGCTCGGCAAGGCGCGCCGCCTCGACGATGCGGCCGGCCGCTACATCGAGTTCTGCAAGAGCACGTTCCCCGCGGCGTTCGACCTGCGCGGGATGAAGCTCGTCGTCGACTGCGCGCACGGCGCCGCGTACCAGGTCGCGCCGCACGTGTTCCACGAACTGGGCGCGGACGTGATCCCGATCGGCGTCGCGCCGAACGGCTTCAACATCAACGACGGCGTCGGCGCGACCGCGCCCGATGCGCTGGTGCGCGCGGTGCGGGCGAATCACGCGGATCTCGGCATCGCGCTCGACGGCGACGCGGACCGCCTGCAGGTCGTCGACTCGACCGGGCGGCTGTTCAACGGCGACGAGCTGCTGTACGTGCTGGTCAAGGACCGGATCGCAACTAACGGCCGAGTCGAAGGGGCGGTGGGAACGCTGATGACGAATCTCGCCGTCGAAGTCGCGCTGCAACGCGAGGGCGTGCAGTTCGTGCGTGCGGCGGTCGGCGACCGCTACGTGCTCGAGCGGCTGCGCGAGCACGGCTGGCAGCTCGGCGCGGAAGGGTCGGGTCATATCCTGTCGCTCGACCGGCATACGACCGGCGACGGCATCGTGTCGGCGCTGCTGGTGCTCGCGGCGCTCAAGCGCAGCGGCCGCACGCTTGCGCAGATGCTCGACGGCGTCACGCTGTTCCCGCAGAAGCTGATCAACGTGCGGATGAAGCCCGGCGCGGACTGGAAGGGCAATGCGTCGATCCGGGCCGCGATCGACGGCGCGGAACAGGCGCTGGCCGGCAGCGGCCGCGTGCTGATCCGTGCATCGGGCACCGAGCCCGTGCTGCGCGTGATGGTCGAGGCGGAGCAGGCGGCGGACGCGAGCCGTCACGCCGAGGCGATCGCCGACGCGGTGCGCGAAGCGACGAGCTGA